In a genomic window of Nothobranchius furzeri strain GRZ-AD chromosome 14, NfurGRZ-RIMD1, whole genome shotgun sequence:
- the ndfip2 gene encoding NEDD4 family-interacting protein 2 — MDPASRYQVLHNEDDSSEASTSQQQPSTSVQDVGQDQNQSESSAAAVATVEAEAPPPPYASIDLGATAATPETSFQGDFPVPPPYSVATSLPTYDEAEKAKAAAMASSTVEVLPRDEDFSPRDDFSDAEQLRVGNDGIFMLAFFMAFLFNWIGFCLSFCLTNTIAGRYGAICGFGLSLIKWILIVRFSDYFTGYFNDQYWLWWIFLLLGLLLFFRGFVNYLKVRNMSENMATSHRTRLFFLY; from the exons ATGGACCCAGCAAGCCGATACCAAGTG ttgCACAACGAGGACGACTCTTCAGAAGCCTCCACCAGCCAGCAGCAGCCGTCCACCTCAGTCCAAGATGTCGGGCAGGATCAGAACCAGTCTGAGTCCAGCGCCGCCGCCGTGGCAACAGTGGAAGCAGAGGCGCCTCCTCCTCCCTATGCTTCCATCGACCTAGGAGCGACCGCTGCAACCCCTG AGACCAGTTTCCAAGGTGACTTCCCAGTGCCTCCACCCTACAGCGTGGCCACTTCACTGCCCACGTACGACGAGGCTGAGAAGGCCAAAGCGGCCGCCATGGCCTCCTCCACGGTGGAGGTGTTGCCTCGG GACGAGGACTTCTCACCCAGAGACGATTTCAGTGACGCAGAACAGCTTCGCGTTGGAAACGACGGGATCTTCATGTTGGCCTTCTTTA TGGCCTTCTTGTTCAATTGGATCGGGTTCTGCCTGTCCTTCTGCCTGACCAATACCATCGCCGGGCGCTACGGCGCCATCTGTGGTTTCGGACTTTCCCTCATTAAGTGGATTCTCATTGTCAGG TTCTCGGACTATTTCACTGGCTACTTCAATGACCAGTACTGGCTCTGGTGGATTTTCCTGCTGCTTG GTCTCTTGCTGTTCTTCAGAGGTTTTGTGAATTATCTTAAAGTTCGCAACATGTCAGAAAACATGGCCACCTCTCACAGAACGCGCCTCTTCTTCCTCTACTAA